A genomic stretch from Schistosoma haematobium chromosome 4, whole genome shotgun sequence includes:
- the STX1A_3 gene encoding Syntaxin-1A (EggNog:ENOG41KOG0810~COG:U), whose translation MAKDLFAVLRQNNELPNLPSSEEAVVVDGGSQMDLFFSEVEWIRREIEKTRIEISQVKTKHGEILSALQQNPKTKTQLEELNESITRSAKEIRLKLKSLEQTIREQEAKDATSADLRIRKTQFLTLSKTITTIMHQYGRIQIEHKERCKALLKRQLEVAQRSVTDNELENMLESGNPQIFTQGIITDTQQARQNLADIEARHEDIMKLEKSIRELHDLFIDMASLIETQGELVDRIDVNVKQTQDYVAEARQETKKAVVYKKKSRKKKFIIIGVCCAVVVIIIIIVITTVVPRK comes from the exons ATGGCCAAAGATTTATTCGCAGTCCTACGACAA AATAACGAACTACCAAATCTCCCATCATCAGAAGAAGCCGTCGTAGTAGATGGTGGTTCTCAAATGGATCTTTTCTTTAGTGAA gTTGAATGGATTCGAAGAGAAATTGAAAAGACTCGCATAGAAATAAGTCAAGTTAAAACAAAACATGGTGAAATTTTGTCAGCACTTCAACAAAATCCAA AAACAAAAACACAACTAGAAGAATTAAATGAGAGTATTACACGTTCAGCTAAAGAAATTCGACTTAAGCTAAAAT CATTGGAACAAACAATCAGAGAACAAGAAGCTAAAGATGCTACATCCGCTGATTTACGTATTCGTAAAACTCAG TTTCTCACTTTGTCTAAAACTATCACAACTATTATGCATCAATATGGTCGTATACAGATTGAGCATAAAGAACGTTGTAAAGCTTTGTTGAAACGTCAATTAGAAGTTG CTCAACGGTCAGTTACAGATAATGAACTGGAAAATATGCTTGAATCTGGAAATCCACAGATTTTTACTCAAGGA aTTATAACAGATACTCAACAAGCTCGTCAAAATCTAGCCGATATTGAAGCACGTCATGAAGATATTATGAAACTAGAAAAGAGTATTCGAGAATTACACGATTTATTTATCGATATGGCTTCATTGATTGAAACACAA GGTGAACTTGTTGATCGAATCGATGTCAACGTTAAACAAACACAGGATTACGTTGCTGAGGCTCGACAGGAAACTAAAAAGGCAGTTGTATACAAGAAAAAATCTCGGAAA AAAAAATTCATCATCATTGGAGTTTGTTGTGCCGTTGTGGTAATTATAATCATCATTGTTATAACCACAGTAGTACCTAGAAAGTAA
- the STX1A_3 gene encoding Syntaxin-1A, variant 2 (EggNog:ENOG41KOG0810~COG:U) → MAKDLFAVLRQNNELPNLPSSEEAVVVDGGSQMDLFFSEVEWIRREIEKTRIEISQVKTKHGEILSALQQNPKTKTQLEELNESITRSAKEIRLKLKSLEQTIREQEAKDATSADLRIRKTQHFANIKLFMDAMTDYNNIQIDFRDANKARIKRQLEIAQRSVTDNELENMLESGNPQIFTQGIITDTQQARQNLADIEARHEDIMKLEKSIRELHDLFIDMASLIETQGELVDRIDVNVKQTQDYVAEARQETKKAVVYKKKSRKKKFIIIGVCCAVVVIIIIIVITTVVPRK, encoded by the exons ATGGCCAAAGATTTATTCGCAGTCCTACGACAA AATAACGAACTACCAAATCTCCCATCATCAGAAGAAGCCGTCGTAGTAGATGGTGGTTCTCAAATGGATCTTTTCTTTAGTGAA gTTGAATGGATTCGAAGAGAAATTGAAAAGACTCGCATAGAAATAAGTCAAGTTAAAACAAAACATGGTGAAATTTTGTCAGCACTTCAACAAAATCCAA AAACAAAAACACAACTAGAAGAATTAAATGAGAGTATTACACGTTCAGCTAAAGAAATTCGACTTAAGCTAAAAT CATTGGAACAAACAATCAGAGAACAAGAAGCTAAAGATGCTACATCCGCTGATTTACGTATTCGTAAAACTCAG CATTTtgcaaatattaaattattcatgGATGCTATGACCgattataataatattcaaaTTGATTTTCGTGATGCTAACAAAGCTCGTATCAAACGACAATTGGAAATAG CTCAACGGTCAGTTACAGATAATGAACTGGAAAATATGCTTGAATCTGGAAATCCACAGATTTTTACTCAAGGA aTTATAACAGATACTCAACAAGCTCGTCAAAATCTAGCCGATATTGAAGCACGTCATGAAGATATTATGAAACTAGAAAAGAGTATTCGAGAATTACACGATTTATTTATCGATATGGCTTCATTGATTGAAACACAA GGTGAACTTGTTGATCGAATCGATGTCAACGTTAAACAAACACAGGATTACGTTGCTGAGGCTCGACAGGAAACTAAAAAGGCAGTTGTATACAAGAAAAAATCTCGGAAA AAAAAATTCATCATCATTGGAGTTTGTTGTGCCGTTGTGGTAATTATAATCATCATTGTTATAACCACAGTAGTACCTAGAAAGTAA